A single Actinomadura algeriensis DNA region contains:
- a CDS encoding MBL fold metallo-hydrolase — MPDATLTFIGNATTIIRYGPFTLLTDPNFLRRGDRAYLGYGLRSERLRDPAITVEQLPAVDAVVLSHLHDDHWDPVAERHLDRGLPVLTTGAAARTLAGRGFRETVGLRTWEGQPLVKGDHRVTVTAMPGRHGPGPLRHALPPVMGSLLEFGPRAGDPELRMYISGDTLMYDELAEVARRYPEIDAGVVHLGGTRLLGLLTVTMDGRQGARWLRTSGCATVVPVHYDDYTVFKSPLSDFEGELHRRGMDARLRRVERGGTVPIVPRSRTRTRLPS, encoded by the coding sequence ATGCCGGACGCGACACTGACCTTCATCGGGAACGCCACGACCATCATCCGGTACGGGCCGTTCACATTGCTGACCGATCCGAACTTCCTGCGGCGCGGTGACCGCGCGTACCTCGGGTACGGGCTGCGCAGCGAGCGGCTGCGCGACCCCGCGATCACCGTGGAGCAGCTGCCCGCCGTCGACGCCGTCGTCCTGTCCCACCTGCACGACGACCACTGGGATCCCGTCGCCGAACGGCACCTCGACCGCGGCCTGCCCGTCCTCACCACCGGCGCGGCCGCCCGGACGCTCGCCGGGCGCGGCTTCCGCGAGACCGTCGGCCTGCGCACCTGGGAGGGCCAGCCGCTCGTCAAGGGCGACCACCGCGTCACCGTCACCGCGATGCCCGGACGGCACGGGCCCGGCCCGCTGCGGCACGCCCTGCCGCCGGTCATGGGTTCGCTGCTGGAGTTCGGCCCCCGCGCGGGCGACCCCGAACTGCGGATGTACATCAGCGGCGACACGCTCATGTACGACGAGCTCGCCGAGGTCGCCCGCAGATACCCGGAGATCGACGCCGGGGTCGTCCATCTCGGCGGCACGCGGCTCCTCGGGCTGCTCACCGTGACCATGGACGGGCGGCAGGGCGCCCGCTGGCTGCGGACGTCCGGCTGCGCCACCGTCGTGCCCGTCCACTACGACGACTACACGGTGTTCAAGTCGCCGCTGTCGGACTTCGAGGGCGAACTCCACCGGCGCGGCATGGACGCCCGGCTGCGCCGCGTCGAGCGCGGCGGCACGGTCCCGATCGTCCCGCGGAGCCGGACGCGGACCCGCCTGCCGTCCTGA
- a CDS encoding 3' terminal RNA ribose 2'-O-methyltransferase Hen1: MLLTITTTRSPASDLGFLLHKHPDRVQTFDQAYGTAHVLYPEADEHRCTAALLLDVDPVKLVRTRGRGTPDFSLGQFVNDRPYAASSLLASAMANVYRTAVRGRCDARPGLAETPIPLEITLPALPCRGGPGQAERFFRPLGWEVTAERVPLDPEFPSWGDSRYVTLTLTGTLRLADALNQLYVLLPVLDDAKHYWVASDEVDKLIRAGEGWLAAHPDRGAITRRYLANRRTLVRAALGRLADAEGAPEDALDPVEIEEEPPAETTENAETTETTEATEAAPAAPEEPKASLAERRVRAVTDVLGEEGAGSVIDLGCGSGKLLARLLKDGSFNSVAGADVSFRAVEHARRRLRLDRPGPSRARDRVADLFQGALTYADDRFGGYDAAVLMEVVEHIDPPRLGAVEKVVFGHAAPRVVVVTTPNAEHNVRYEGLAPGAMRHPDHRFEWTRAEFRAWADRVAAAHGYHVRHVPVGDDDPEVGAPTQMGVFTK; this comes from the coding sequence GTGCTTCTGACGATCACCACGACGCGGAGCCCGGCGAGCGATCTGGGCTTCCTGCTCCACAAACATCCCGACCGGGTCCAGACGTTCGACCAGGCGTACGGGACGGCGCACGTCCTCTACCCGGAGGCGGACGAGCATCGCTGCACGGCGGCGCTGCTGCTGGACGTCGACCCGGTCAAGCTCGTCCGCACGCGCGGCAGAGGCACGCCCGACTTCTCGCTCGGCCAGTTCGTGAACGACCGCCCGTACGCCGCGTCGTCGCTGCTCGCGTCCGCCATGGCGAACGTGTACCGCACCGCCGTGCGCGGACGCTGCGACGCCCGTCCCGGCCTGGCCGAGACGCCGATCCCGCTGGAGATCACGCTCCCGGCGCTGCCGTGCCGCGGCGGCCCCGGCCAGGCCGAGCGGTTCTTCCGGCCGCTCGGCTGGGAGGTGACGGCGGAGCGCGTCCCGCTCGACCCCGAGTTCCCCTCCTGGGGCGACTCCCGGTACGTGACGCTCACGCTGACCGGGACTCTCCGGCTCGCCGACGCGCTGAACCAGCTGTACGTGCTGCTGCCCGTCCTGGACGACGCCAAGCACTACTGGGTGGCGTCGGACGAGGTCGACAAGCTGATCCGGGCGGGGGAGGGGTGGCTCGCGGCGCATCCCGACCGGGGCGCGATCACCCGCCGGTACCTGGCGAACCGGCGCACGCTCGTCCGGGCGGCGCTGGGCCGGCTGGCCGACGCCGAGGGGGCGCCCGAGGACGCCCTCGACCCGGTCGAGATCGAGGAGGAGCCGCCCGCCGAGACCACGGAGAACGCCGAGACCACTGAGACCACCGAGGCCACCGAGGCGGCTCCGGCGGCGCCGGAGGAGCCGAAGGCGTCGCTGGCCGAGCGGCGCGTCCGCGCGGTGACGGACGTGCTGGGCGAGGAGGGCGCGGGCAGCGTCATCGACCTCGGCTGCGGCTCGGGCAAGCTGCTCGCGCGGCTGCTCAAGGACGGTTCGTTCAACTCCGTCGCCGGGGCGGACGTGTCGTTCCGCGCCGTCGAGCACGCGCGGCGGCGGCTGCGGCTCGACCGGCCGGGGCCGTCGCGCGCCCGGGACCGGGTCGCCGACCTGTTCCAGGGCGCCCTCACCTACGCCGACGACCGGTTCGGCGGCTACGACGCGGCGGTGCTGATGGAGGTCGTCGAGCACATCGACCCGCCGCGCCTCGGCGCCGTCGAGAAGGTGGTGTTCGGGCACGCCGCGCCCCGCGTCGTCGTGGTGACGACGCCGAACGCCGAGCACAACGTCCGGTACGAGGGGCTGGCGCCCGGTGCGATGCGGCACCCCGACCACCGGTTCGAGTGGACGCGCGCCGAGTTCCGCGCGTGGGCGGACCGTGTCGCCGCCGCGCACGGCTACCACGTCCGGCACGTTCCGGTCGGCGACGACGACCCCGAGGTCGGCGCCCCGACGCAGATGGGAGTCTTCACCAAATGA
- a CDS encoding glycoside hydrolase family 3 protein — MYSTSAKAKRRTVRVRHRVLAFGMLATLALGTGGGSARDGESADGNAGITLTSAERAGTGQLPYLDPSLPVGERVDDLMKRMSLDDKLGQMTQPERRYIKPAEITEHRIGSVLSSGGSAPKPNTAENWADMYDELQKAALAGPLRVPLMYGVDAVHGHNNVVGATIFPHNIGLGATRDPGLVREIGAATAAEMTATGVDWNFAPCVCVVRNDRWGRTYESFGEVPGLPSAMTTMIDGLQGAKLGAGPTSVLATAKHYLGDGGTQGGDDRGDARIPEARLREIHLPPFRAAVRRGVGSVMVSYSSWNGVKLHEHRYLITEVLKGELGFTGFVVSDYNGVDQIDGEPGFTRAEVAKAINAGIDMVMVPEEWKKFIRYLGEEVRAGNVPMSRIDDANRRILTKKFELGLFEDPMADRSYLKSVGGADHRVLARRAVAKSQVLLKNSKNVLPLGAAADKIFVAGRGADDIGRQSGGWTVTWQGEPGDITPGTTILEGVREVAGPSVKVDYGRDGKGIDDSYDAAIAVVGEDPYAEYHGDRTGGLGLDDVDLRTIERLQAADVPVIVVLVSGRPLDVAQRLSGWDALVASWLPGTEGAGVADVLFGKVAPTGRLPVTWMSDAGQQPINRGDGEKPLFPFGYGLTYN, encoded by the coding sequence ATGTACAGCACCTCGGCGAAGGCGAAGCGGCGGACGGTCCGCGTCCGGCACCGCGTCCTGGCGTTCGGCATGCTCGCCACGCTCGCGCTCGGCACCGGCGGCGGCTCCGCCCGCGACGGCGAGAGCGCGGACGGGAACGCCGGCATCACCCTGACCTCCGCCGAGCGCGCCGGAACCGGGCAGCTGCCCTACCTCGACCCGAGCCTGCCGGTCGGCGAGCGCGTGGACGACCTGATGAAACGGATGTCCCTCGACGACAAGCTCGGGCAGATGACCCAGCCCGAACGGCGGTACATCAAGCCCGCCGAGATCACCGAGCACCGGATCGGGTCGGTGCTGTCCAGCGGCGGCTCGGCGCCCAAGCCCAACACCGCCGAGAACTGGGCCGACATGTACGACGAGCTGCAGAAGGCCGCGCTCGCCGGGCCCCTGCGCGTCCCGCTGATGTACGGCGTGGACGCCGTCCACGGCCACAACAACGTCGTCGGCGCGACGATCTTCCCGCACAACATCGGGCTCGGCGCGACCCGCGACCCGGGGCTCGTCCGCGAGATCGGCGCGGCGACCGCCGCGGAGATGACCGCGACCGGCGTCGACTGGAACTTCGCGCCCTGCGTCTGCGTCGTCCGCAACGACCGCTGGGGACGGACGTACGAGTCGTTCGGCGAGGTGCCCGGGTTGCCCTCGGCCATGACCACCATGATCGACGGGCTGCAGGGCGCGAAGCTCGGCGCCGGGCCGACGTCCGTCCTGGCCACGGCCAAGCACTACCTCGGCGACGGCGGCACGCAGGGCGGCGACGACCGCGGCGACGCCCGGATCCCCGAGGCGCGGCTGCGCGAGATCCACCTGCCGCCGTTCCGCGCGGCCGTCCGGCGCGGCGTCGGCTCGGTCATGGTGTCCTACAGCTCCTGGAACGGCGTGAAGCTGCACGAGCACCGGTACCTGATCACCGAGGTGCTGAAGGGCGAGCTGGGCTTCACCGGCTTCGTCGTCTCCGACTACAACGGCGTCGACCAGATCGACGGGGAGCCCGGCTTCACCCGCGCCGAGGTCGCCAAGGCGATCAACGCGGGGATCGACATGGTGATGGTCCCCGAGGAGTGGAAGAAGTTCATCCGCTACCTGGGCGAGGAGGTCCGCGCGGGGAACGTCCCGATGTCGCGGATCGACGACGCGAACCGGCGGATCCTCACCAAGAAGTTCGAGCTGGGCCTGTTCGAGGACCCGATGGCCGACCGCTCCTACCTGAAGTCGGTGGGCGGCGCCGACCATCGCGTGCTGGCCCGCCGCGCGGTCGCGAAGTCGCAGGTCCTGCTGAAGAACTCCAAGAACGTCCTGCCCCTCGGCGCCGCGGCGGACAAGATCTTCGTCGCGGGCCGCGGCGCCGACGACATCGGCCGCCAGTCCGGCGGCTGGACGGTCACCTGGCAGGGCGAGCCGGGCGACATCACCCCCGGGACGACGATCCTGGAGGGCGTCCGCGAGGTCGCCGGCCCGTCCGTCAAGGTCGACTACGGCCGCGACGGCAAGGGCATCGACGACTCCTACGACGCGGCGATCGCCGTGGTCGGCGAGGACCCCTACGCCGAGTACCACGGCGACCGCACCGGCGGCCTCGGGCTGGACGACGTCGACCTGCGGACGATCGAGCGGCTGCAGGCCGCCGACGTCCCGGTCATCGTCGTCCTGGTGTCGGGCCGCCCGCTCGACGTCGCGCAGCGGCTCTCCGGGTGGGACGCCCTCGTCGCGTCCTGGCTCCCGGGCACCGAGGGCGCGGGCGTCGCGGACGTCCTGTTCGGGAAGGTCGCCCCCACCGGGCGGCTCCCGGTCACGTGGATGTCGGACGCCGGCCAGCAGCCCATCAACCGGGGCGACGGCGAGAAGCCGCTGTTCCCCTTCGGGTACGGCCTCACCTACAACTAG
- a CDS encoding polynucleotide kinase-phosphatase, with protein sequence MTGREIRVPETGLVVLVGVSGSGKSHFARRHFAPTQIVSSDFCRGVVSDDENDQSATGDAFDLLHYIVGTRLRRGLLTVVDATNVQTKSRQQLLALAKEHNVLSAAIVLDVPESVAAERNAARPDRADLPAHVLPRQRRELRRGLRGLGREFRRAYVLNGVAEIDAATIVREKPWNDRRELTGPFDVIGDVHGCRAELEDLLAGLGYEIEHDGEGRAVGANHPGGRTAVFVGDLVDRGPDSPGVLRLAMGMVAAGQALCVSGNHEAKLAKALRGRKVRVAHGLAESLEQLGRETEEFRADALRFMDGLISHYVLDGGNLVVAHAGLKEDYHGRASGRVRSFALYGDTTGETDEYGLPVRYPWARDYRGKAMVVYGHTPVPDAEWINNTICLDTGAVFGGKLTALRYPERELFSVPARETWYEPVRPLAAPAGGGAGGQRESDFLQIKDVMDNTGVQTRLMGRVTVREENALAALEVMSRFAVDPRWLVYLPPTMPPAETSPLPGHLEHPAEALAAYRDKGVVRVVCEEKHMGSRAVAVVCRDASVAAERFGVDDGTTGAVYTRTGRAFFRDQARTDEVLARLRAAIGAAGLWDELGTGWLVLDCELLPWSAKAMDLIRTQYAATGAAARASLPMAADLLARAEGRGLDLGGLRAHIDRRAANAARFRDSYARYCWDVDGDGLGGLGIAPFQVLAGEDRAWATARDHDWHMEIAGRLADADPTGFVRRTASLVADLTAPDADAAVAGWWEELTAAGGEGMVVKPLGPFPADVKIQPGTKCRGREYLRIIYGPDYTEPENLERLRGRSLGRKRSLAMREHALGVEALDRLTGREPLWRVHQAVFAVLALESEPVDPRL encoded by the coding sequence ATGACCGGCCGTGAGATCAGGGTTCCGGAGACGGGCCTCGTCGTGCTGGTCGGCGTGTCCGGTTCCGGCAAGTCGCACTTCGCCCGCAGGCACTTCGCGCCGACGCAGATCGTGTCGTCGGACTTCTGCCGCGGCGTCGTCTCCGACGACGAGAACGACCAGTCGGCGACCGGCGACGCGTTCGACCTGCTGCACTACATCGTGGGCACGCGGCTGCGGCGCGGCCTGCTGACCGTCGTGGACGCCACGAACGTGCAGACCAAGTCGCGGCAGCAGCTCCTCGCGCTCGCCAAGGAGCACAACGTGCTGTCGGCGGCGATCGTCCTGGACGTGCCCGAGAGCGTCGCCGCCGAGCGCAACGCCGCCCGCCCCGACCGCGCGGACCTGCCCGCGCACGTCCTGCCCCGGCAGCGCCGCGAGCTGCGCCGCGGCCTGCGCGGGCTGGGCCGCGAGTTCCGCCGCGCCTACGTGCTGAACGGCGTCGCGGAGATCGACGCCGCCACGATCGTCCGCGAGAAGCCGTGGAACGACCGGCGGGAGCTGACCGGCCCGTTCGACGTCATCGGCGACGTGCACGGCTGCCGCGCCGAGCTGGAGGACCTGCTCGCCGGGCTCGGCTACGAGATCGAGCACGACGGCGAGGGGCGCGCCGTCGGCGCGAACCATCCGGGCGGGCGGACGGCCGTGTTCGTCGGCGACCTCGTCGACCGCGGCCCCGACAGCCCGGGCGTCCTGCGGCTCGCGATGGGCATGGTCGCCGCCGGGCAGGCGCTGTGCGTGTCCGGCAACCACGAGGCGAAACTCGCCAAGGCGCTGCGCGGCCGGAAGGTGCGGGTCGCGCACGGCCTCGCGGAGTCGCTGGAGCAGCTCGGGCGCGAGACGGAGGAGTTCCGCGCGGACGCCCTGCGGTTCATGGACGGCCTCATCAGCCACTACGTCCTCGACGGCGGGAACCTCGTCGTCGCCCACGCCGGCCTGAAGGAGGACTATCACGGCCGCGCGTCCGGGCGCGTCCGGTCGTTCGCCCTCTACGGCGACACCACGGGCGAGACGGACGAGTACGGCCTGCCCGTCCGGTACCCGTGGGCGCGCGACTACCGCGGCAAGGCGATGGTCGTGTACGGGCACACCCCGGTCCCGGACGCCGAGTGGATCAACAACACGATCTGCCTCGACACCGGTGCCGTGTTCGGCGGGAAGCTCACCGCGCTCCGCTATCCCGAGCGGGAACTGTTCTCCGTCCCGGCGCGCGAGACGTGGTACGAGCCCGTCCGCCCGCTGGCGGCGCCCGCCGGCGGGGGCGCGGGCGGGCAGCGCGAGAGCGACTTCCTGCAGATCAAGGACGTCATGGACAACACGGGCGTCCAGACGCGGCTGATGGGGCGCGTCACCGTCCGGGAGGAGAACGCCCTCGCGGCGCTGGAGGTGATGAGCCGGTTCGCGGTCGACCCGCGCTGGCTCGTCTACCTGCCGCCCACGATGCCGCCCGCCGAGACGTCGCCGCTCCCCGGGCACCTGGAGCACCCGGCGGAGGCGCTCGCCGCGTACCGGGACAAGGGGGTCGTGCGGGTCGTGTGCGAGGAGAAGCACATGGGCTCGCGGGCGGTCGCGGTGGTGTGCCGCGACGCGTCCGTCGCCGCCGAGCGGTTCGGCGTGGACGACGGGACGACCGGCGCCGTCTACACCCGCACCGGCCGCGCGTTCTTCCGCGACCAGGCCCGGACGGACGAGGTGCTGGCGCGGCTGCGCGCCGCGATCGGCGCCGCCGGGCTGTGGGACGAACTGGGCACCGGCTGGCTCGTGCTGGACTGCGAGCTGCTGCCGTGGTCGGCGAAGGCGATGGACCTCATCCGCACCCAGTACGCCGCGACCGGCGCCGCCGCCCGCGCGTCCCTGCCGATGGCGGCGGACCTGCTGGCCCGCGCCGAGGGCCGCGGCCTCGACCTCGGCGGCCTGCGCGCGCACATCGACCGGCGCGCCGCGAACGCCGCCCGCTTCCGCGACTCCTACGCCCGGTACTGCTGGGACGTGGACGGCGACGGACTCGGCGGCCTCGGCATCGCGCCGTTCCAGGTCCTCGCGGGGGAGGACCGCGCGTGGGCGACCGCGCGCGACCACGACTGGCACATGGAGATCGCCGGTCGGCTCGCCGACGCCGACCCGACCGGGTTCGTCCGCCGGACGGCCTCGCTCGTCGCCGATCTGACCGCGCCGGACGCGGACGCCGCCGTCGCCGGGTGGTGGGAGGAGCTCACCGCGGCGGGCGGCGAGGGCATGGTCGTCAAGCCCCTCGGCCCGTTCCCCGCGGACGTCAAGATCCAGCCGGGGACCAAGTGCCGGGGCCGCGAGTACCTGCGGATCATCTACGGCCCGGACTACACCGAGCCGGAGAACCTGGAGCGGCTGCGCGGCCGGTCGCTCGGCCGCAAGCGGTCCCTGGCGATGCGCGAGCACGCGCTCGGCGTCGAAGCCCTCGACCGGCTCACCGGCCGGGAACCGCTGTGGCGGGTCCACCAGGCCGTCTTCGCGGTGCTGGCGCTGGAGTCCGAGCCGGTCGACCCCCGGCTCTGA
- a CDS encoding phosphotransferase family protein, with protein MHTETPQSELFARLVEIGGGSPETSGAPETLYDRHGVLVVRVGDVAVKAHQPDRELGAAFLDRIRLAAALPRILLGPDGPPVDAGGRTVTVAPYGEPVDPARDLPWEEGARLLAALHRVPVPDGAPSWGRPERVARLVGRLGDGPAEDTVRRAFAGLPAWIRGEEAEPPRAPECVVHGDWHLGQMVRVRDGWRLIDIEDLGRGDPAWDLARPAALYCAGVLGPEEWERFLGAYRTAGGPAVPPDGDPWTTLDIPARSLAIQIAATCVQSARKDDRPLDGPEKAMVDACGRMARATESGG; from the coding sequence GTGCATACCGAGACCCCCCAGTCCGAGCTGTTCGCGCGGCTCGTCGAGATCGGTGGCGGTTCGCCGGAGACGTCCGGTGCGCCGGAGACGCTGTACGACCGGCACGGCGTGCTGGTGGTGCGGGTCGGCGACGTCGCGGTGAAGGCGCACCAGCCCGACCGCGAACTCGGCGCGGCGTTCCTCGACCGGATCCGGCTGGCGGCCGCGCTGCCGCGCATCCTGCTGGGCCCGGACGGCCCGCCGGTCGACGCGGGCGGCCGGACGGTCACCGTCGCCCCGTACGGGGAACCGGTCGACCCGGCGCGCGACCTGCCGTGGGAGGAGGGCGCGCGGCTGCTCGCCGCCCTGCACCGGGTGCCCGTCCCGGACGGCGCGCCGTCCTGGGGGCGTCCGGAGCGGGTGGCGCGGCTGGTCGGACGGCTCGGGGACGGGCCCGCGGAGGACACGGTGCGCCGCGCGTTCGCCGGGCTGCCCGCGTGGATCCGCGGGGAGGAGGCCGAGCCGCCGCGCGCGCCGGAGTGCGTCGTGCACGGCGACTGGCACCTCGGGCAGATGGTGCGGGTGCGGGACGGCTGGCGCCTCATCGACATCGAGGATCTGGGCCGCGGCGACCCCGCGTGGGACCTCGCGCGCCCTGCCGCGCTGTACTGCGCCGGGGTGCTGGGTCCGGAGGAGTGGGAGCGGTTCCTGGGCGCCTACCGGACGGCCGGGGGCCCGGCCGTCCCGCCGGACGGAGACCCCTGGACGACTCTGGACATACCCGCCCGAAGTCTTGCGATCCAGATCGCCGCCACGTGCGTCCAATCCGCGAGGAAGGACGATCGACCGCTGGACGGACCGGAGAAGGCGATGGTCGACGCCTGCGGGAGAATGGCCCGCGCCACCGAAAGCGGCGGATAA
- a CDS encoding MFS transporter yields the protein MSSFTSPLTITGVSVALPDIRADLGAGLTASQWVITGYNACFASFLVAMGSLADVVGRRRIFAGGVAVFCATGLAAAAAQDVLTLNAVRVLGGVGAAASATGGSAILAATFHGAARVRAFGLLGTVIGAGLAFGPTLGGLLVETLGWRAAFGMPAALAGLVLVFVPRLPAARGEPGRRIDWAGAALFTGALLALIASIVEGGERGFGGPLVLGGFVLAGALAAAFAAVERRTGDPMFELALLANRRFSSYAVAAGSIVFVLVPILVYLPSYLISVVGLNAGEAGLWLLMLTAPTVVLPTAGAALAKRIAAGPLVAGSVAVTGVGVLLLVTIGPGSTPWALAAPLALTGAGFGLSTGLLDGLAVTAVRPEQAGTAAGMFSTARLATETIAIAVVGAALAVLSGDRLTGAHYTDALRIVCAALAVFAAVATACVLVLSRKPVGRGPVAGG from the coding sequence CTGTCGTCGTTCACGTCCCCGCTGACGATCACGGGCGTGTCGGTGGCGCTGCCGGACATCCGGGCGGATCTCGGCGCGGGACTCACCGCGTCGCAGTGGGTGATCACCGGGTACAACGCGTGCTTCGCGAGCTTCCTGGTGGCGATGGGGTCGCTGGCGGACGTGGTGGGGCGGCGGCGGATCTTCGCCGGGGGCGTCGCGGTGTTCTGCGCGACGGGCCTGGCCGCGGCGGCGGCGCAGGACGTCCTGACGCTCAACGCGGTGCGGGTGCTGGGCGGCGTGGGCGCCGCCGCCTCCGCGACGGGCGGGTCGGCGATCCTGGCGGCGACGTTCCACGGGGCGGCACGCGTGCGGGCGTTCGGGCTGCTCGGCACGGTGATCGGGGCGGGCCTGGCGTTCGGCCCGACGCTCGGCGGGCTGCTGGTGGAGACGCTGGGCTGGCGGGCCGCGTTCGGGATGCCGGCCGCGCTCGCGGGGCTGGTGCTGGTGTTCGTCCCGCGGCTGCCCGCCGCGCGGGGCGAGCCCGGGCGGCGGATCGACTGGGCGGGCGCGGCGCTGTTCACGGGCGCGCTGCTGGCGCTGATCGCCTCGATCGTGGAGGGCGGTGAACGCGGGTTCGGCGGGCCGCTCGTCCTGGGCGGGTTCGTCCTGGCCGGGGCGCTGGCGGCGGCGTTCGCGGCCGTCGAGCGGCGCACCGGCGATCCCATGTTCGAGCTCGCGCTGCTGGCGAACCGGCGGTTCTCCTCGTACGCGGTGGCGGCCGGATCGATCGTGTTCGTGCTGGTGCCGATACTGGTGTACCTGCCGTCGTACCTCATCTCCGTCGTGGGGCTGAACGCAGGTGAGGCCGGGCTGTGGCTGCTGATGCTCACCGCGCCGACCGTGGTGCTGCCGACCGCCGGAGCGGCCCTGGCCAAGCGGATCGCGGCGGGGCCGCTGGTGGCCGGATCGGTGGCGGTGACGGGCGTGGGCGTCCTGCTGCTGGTGACGATCGGGCCGGGCAGCACGCCGTGGGCGCTGGCCGCCCCGCTCGCGCTCACCGGGGCCGGGTTCGGGCTGTCGACGGGTCTGCTGGACGGGCTCGCGGTGACGGCCGTCCGGCCCGAGCAGGCGGGGACGGCGGCCGGGATGTTCTCGACCGCGCGGCTGGCCACCGAGACGATCGCGATCGCGGTGGTGGGCGCGGCCCTGGCGGTGCTGAGCGGCGACCGGCTCACCGGGGCGCACTACACCGACGCGCTGCGGATCGTGTGCGCGGCGCTCGCGGTGTTCGCGGCGGTCGCCACCGCGTGCGTCCTCGTGCTGTCACGGAAACCTGTCGGGCGCGGCCCGGTAGCGGGTGGTTGA
- a CDS encoding ROK family transcriptional regulator translates to MSRPSPHGADPSVLRRLNSAAVLRALRAGGEFTLSALAERVGVSRPTAEGVLGELTARGLVAEAAPRHGAGLGRPARRYRFRAEAGHALGIDIDAHRVRLLVTDLAGDAAGGHRADVRADAPPAERIAAVRAAVKTCLAAARVERRSLRAVAAGTPGVVDPRGTVASCTVVPGWAGVPLARELGRSFGCPVLVENDANLAALAERWRGAARDADDVVCVHAGLHTGVGVLIGGRLHRGRGGAAGEIGMLPELGLRDTAARAAAEPPARLAARMSRGVAAMALALDPEMIVVGGPLVRPGGPLVAELAAAVRPLCLGPVRIEESPLGDESVSLGAVRLALDRIDEDLFSPGPARRPDAPAIMGHDVGRGR, encoded by the coding sequence GTGTCCCGACCGTCCCCGCACGGAGCAGATCCCTCGGTGCTGCGCCGCCTCAACTCCGCCGCCGTCCTCCGCGCGCTCCGCGCCGGCGGCGAGTTCACGCTGTCCGCCCTCGCCGAGCGGGTCGGGGTGTCGCGCCCCACCGCCGAGGGCGTCCTCGGCGAGCTGACCGCCCGCGGCCTGGTCGCCGAGGCCGCGCCCCGGCACGGCGCCGGGCTCGGCCGTCCGGCCCGCCGCTACCGCTTCCGCGCCGAGGCCGGGCACGCGCTCGGCATCGACATCGACGCGCACCGCGTCCGCCTGCTGGTCACCGACCTCGCCGGGGACGCCGCCGGCGGCCACCGCGCCGACGTGCGAGCGGACGCACCGCCCGCCGAACGGATCGCGGCCGTCCGCGCCGCCGTCAAGACCTGCCTCGCCGCCGCCCGCGTCGAACGCCGCTCGCTGCGCGCCGTCGCCGCCGGGACCCCCGGCGTCGTCGATCCCCGCGGCACCGTCGCGTCCTGCACCGTCGTCCCCGGCTGGGCGGGCGTCCCCCTCGCCCGCGAACTCGGCCGCTCCTTCGGATGCCCCGTCCTGGTCGAGAACGACGCCAACCTGGCCGCGCTCGCCGAACGCTGGCGCGGCGCCGCCCGCGACGCCGACGACGTCGTCTGCGTCCACGCCGGGCTGCACACCGGCGTCGGCGTGCTGATCGGCGGCCGCCTGCACCGGGGGCGCGGCGGTGCCGCCGGCGAGATCGGCATGCTCCCCGAACTCGGCCTCCGCGACACCGCCGCCCGCGCCGCCGCCGAACCTCCCGCCCGCCTCGCCGCCCGCATGTCGCGCGGCGTCGCCGCGATGGCGCTCGCCCTCGACCCCGAGATGATCGTCGTCGGCGGCCCGCTCGTCCGCCCCGGCGGCCCGCTCGTCGCCGAACTCGCCGCCGCCGTCCGCCCGCTCTGCCTCGGCCCCGTCCGCATCGAGGAGTCCCCGCTCGGGGACGAGTCGGTGAGCCTCGGCGCCGTCCGCCTCGCCCTCGACCGCATCGACGAGGACCTGTTCTCCCCGGGCCCGGCGCGCCGACCGGACGCCCCCGCCATCATGGGACACGATGTCGGCAGGGGCCGGTAA
- a CDS encoding TFIIB-type zinc ribbon-containing protein translates to MHCPKCRGVMRTYTRSGVHIEQCDACRGIFLDYGELEALGQMEAQYRAAPPVAPAAPANPGWSAPATPQVHHHHHGGHHHRPYGGSVFHMLFST, encoded by the coding sequence ATGCACTGCCCTAAGTGCCGAGGCGTGATGCGGACCTACACGCGGAGCGGCGTTCACATCGAGCAATGCGACGCGTGCCGGGGGATCTTCCTGGACTACGGCGAGCTTGAGGCGCTCGGCCAGATGGAGGCCCAGTACCGAGCCGCGCCGCCGGTCGCCCCGGCCGCGCCCGCGAACCCGGGTTGGAGCGCGCCCGCGACGCCGCAGGTGCACCACCACCACCATGGCGGTCACCACCACCGCCCTTACGGCGGCAGCGTGTTCCACATGCTGTTCTCCACCTGA